The Solanum pennellii chromosome 11, SPENNV200 genome contains a region encoding:
- the LOC107002871 gene encoding LOW QUALITY PROTEIN: protein AIR2-like (The sequence of the model RefSeq protein was modified relative to this genomic sequence to represent the inferred CDS: inserted 2 bases in 1 codon) encodes MGKREKKEKKSAKSEVMEVEELAEVKMKKSKRVRSKKRKEEDEDDDVEANEDLSLKIVEKALLRGCSTENGEVVVVTDLKKEKKEKEKEKKKKKKEKNVEIPEDPVSSGIDKGFQSFCSDMSMVDGMKEGKNVDSIDMNVVDNAAEQNPVDMSNGVVLRRLLRGPRYFDPPDSSWGTCYNCGEEGHTTVSCTSAKRKKPCFVCGSFDHNSKQCTKGKECFICKKGGHRAKDCPEKSQGGSESSRMCLKCGDSGHDMLSCWNNYSADDLKEIQCYICKSFGHLCCARYPDGGPSEISCYRCGLLGHTGLACTGSRGETSGTWHLSSCFRCGEEGHFARECTNSNIVNKWNRESSTPKKKVFKERKENYEFQSAPHEYGKARKKNTQYGEGYASGYNTKHRAGWITDDPEDFPRSNGXSPSTPGHKRAKTSNFGSGDHSCVSYSSRKSNRLDFNDSTPYGSVKHHHHHRFSASRFGNSSHDGRRNYEW; translated from the exons ATGGGTAAGcgagagaagaaggagaagaaatcAGCAAAATCAGAAGTTATGGAGGTAGAGGAATTAGCAGaggtgaaaatgaagaaatctaAGAGAGTGCGtagtaagaaaagaaaagaagaagatgaagatgatgatgtTGAAGCTAATGAAGATCTCAGTTTGAAAATTGTTGAGAAAGCTTTGCTTCGTGGGTGCTCAACTGAAAATGGCGAAGTTGTGGTTGTTACAGATttgaagaaggaaaagaaagagaaagagaaagagaaaaagaagaagaagaaggaaaagaatgTTGAGATTCCTGAAGACCCT GTATCAAGTGGAATAGATAAGGGGTTTCAGAGCTTCTGTAGTGATATGTCTATG GTGGATGGaatgaaagaaggaaaaaatgtGGATAGTATAGATATGAATGTTGTTGACAATGCAGCTGAACAGAATCCCGTTGATATGTCTAATGGTGTCGTCCTACGAAGGCTTCTT CGGGGGCCCAGATACTTTGATCCTCCAGACAGCAGTTGGGGGACGTGTTATAATTGTGGTGAAGAGGGTCATACGACAGTCAGTTGTACTTCAGCCAAACGCAAAAAACCATGTTTTGTTTGTGGGAGTTTTGATCATAATTCTAAACAGTGTACAAAG GGCAAGGAGTGTTTCATCTGCAAGAAGGGCGGTCATCGTGCTAAGGATTGCCCTGAAAAAAGCCAAGGAGGATCTGAGAGTTCTAGAATGTGTTTAAAATGTGGGGATTCTGGGCATGATATGCTGTCATGCTGGAATAACTATTCTGCTGATGATCTAAAG GAAATACAATGTTACATTTGTAAGAGTTTTGGTCATCTTTGCTGTGCAAGGTACCCCGATGGTGGTCCGAGTGAAATATCCTGTTACAGATGTGGTCTACTAGGCCATACCGGTTTG GCATGCACAGGATCTCGTGGGGAAACTAGTGGTACATGGCATCTTAGTTCTTGTTTTAGGTGTGGCGAAGAAGGGCATTTTGCACGAGAATGCACTAATTCCAATATA GTCAATAAGTGGAATCGGGAATCATCAACCCCCAAGAAGAAAGTGTTCaaggaaagaaaggaaaattatGAGTTCCAATCTGCTCCTCATGAATATGGCAAGGCAAGAAAAAAGAACACACAATACGGAGAAGGATATGCATCAGGGTACAATACAAAACATAGAGCTGGTTGGATCACCGATGATCCTGAAGACTTTCCTCGATCCAATGG TTCTCCTTCAACTCCTGGACATAAGAGAGCCAAGACATCCAACTTTGGTTCTGGTGATCATTCTTGTGTTTCTTATTCATCTAGAAAGTCCAACAGGCTCGACTTTAACGATTCAACTCCTTATGGATCAGTcaaacatcatcatcaccataGGTTTTCAGCTTCGCGATTTGGCAACAGCAGTCATGATGGGAGGAGAAATTATGAATGGTAA